The Chryseobacterium oranimense genome contains the following window.
TACTTCATGCCACCGTAAGCGGGACTTTATTTTACGCATCCAACGCTAAAGAAATGTATAAGGAATTCCTGAACGATACTGCGGATGATGAAGTTTTTGATGAAAAATACTACACAGAACTTAATAAACATATAAAATATTTACTAAAAGACCTTTTAGGTTATGAAGAGAATAAATAACTCGGTGTTGGCATTATCCCTGTTTATGGGAATTGCAGCCATAAATGCTCAGGAGAAAAAACAGCTCACCCTCGATGAAGCCGTGCAGCTGGGAATCCAGAACAGTAAAAGTCTTAAGATTGATGCCGCTAAAATTGAAGAAGCAACGGCAGATCTTTTGGAAGCTAAAAACAGACAGCTTCCGGAGCTTAAAGTTTCAGGAAGTTATATGTACCTTCCTCTTAAACCCAATGTTGATCTGAAGCTTCCGGGCGTTTCAGGTGCAGGAGGTCCGGAAGTACATCAGGTTGCTTATGGATCGGCCAATCTTAGCGTTCCTATCTACAGCGGCGGAAGAATCAAGTACGGGATCCAGTCTGCAAAATACCTGGTGGAGGCATCAAAACTAAGCACTGAAAACGATAAAATAGCGATTGCTTATAACGTGGCCCAGGCTTATAATAATTTGTTTAAAGCCAACCAGTCCATTAAAGTTTTAGAAGAAAATCTTACCGCTTCTCAGAAAAGGGATGAAACTTTTCTTAAGCTTGAAAACAATGGGGTTATCGCAAGAAATGACCGTTTAAAAGCAAACCTGCAGACGTCCAATATTGAACTTCAATTGTTGGAAGCTAAAAACAACTACAATATCGCCAATATCAATATGGACCTGTTACTGGGCATTCCGGAAACTACAGAAATTGAAGTTGACCAGAATTATATTGATGAAGGTTCTGATGTAAAAGCGGTGGATTACTATGTAAATGAAGCCAAAGAAAACCGTAAAGACTTGCAGGCTCTGGCTCAGCAAAGGAAAGCGGCAGAACTGGGTACCAAATCAGCAAAAGCTGAAAACCTTCCTTCAATTGCATTTACAGGAGGATATGTAGCAGCAGATATACCAAAATTCCTTACCATATATAATGCTGTCAATGTAGGCGTTGGAATTTCTTATAACCTATCCAATATCTGGAAAGAAAACTCCTCATTAAAACAATCACAGGCAAGAGAAAAGCAGCTGGCGGCCAACGATGAGTTGCTGAATGACAACATTAAGCTTGACGTGAACAGGGAATACCAGAATACAGATTACTCTAAAAAGAGAATCGCAGTGTATGAGAAAGCTGCCGAACAGGCCAACGAAAATTACAGGATTACCAAAAACAAATACGACAACGGGCTTGCAACCATGACAGAACTTCTGGATGCAGATGCTGCCCAGATTTCAGCTAACGTAGGAGTAATTAATGCAAAGGCAGATGCGGCTTTAGCCTACAGAAAACTATTACAGACAACAGGAACTTTAACAATTAAATAATCAGACTCAAACCAAAATGGAAAATAATAATACACAAGCAGAACCTAAAAAGAAAAAAAGTTTAGTTTTTCCTATCATCTTAGCCGCTGTAGTAATCGGCGGAGGGATCTACGGATACAGAGCTTTTACTTACGGACAATATCATGAAGAAACCGATGATGCACAGATTACTTCCAATATGGCACCGGTAATTTCCAAAATTTCTGGATACGTAGCAGAGGTAAAAGTAAAAGATAACCAGTTCGTAAAAAAAGGAGATACTTTGGTGATCCTGGACAACAGAGATCAGAAAATGGCTCTTGAACAAGCTCAGGCCGCTTTATCAACTGCTAAAAGCAATATCTCAAATGCAGAAGCAACTACAACCGCAACTTCAAAGAACATCAGCTCTTCCCAGGCGGCAGTAACAACAGCCAATGCGCAGATAGAAGCAGCAAAAGTAAACGTATGGAAAACTTCTCAAGATCTGAAAAGATATGCTAATCTTGTAAAAGACCATTCTATTACAGAACAGCAGTACGAGCAGGCTTTGGCAGCTAAGCAGTCTGCAGACAGACAGCTTCAGGTTTTAGTGGACCAGAGAAATCAGATCGCGCAGCAGACTACCATTGCATCTTCTCAAACTGCAGCCAGCTCTCAGCAAATTAGTGTTGCGGGTTCTGTAGCAAAACAGAGAGAAGTAGACGTAGAAAATGCCAAATTAAACCTTTCATATACCGTAATCCTTGCTCCAGAAGATGGGTACGTTGGAAAAGTTTCCACTCAGGCAGGACAGTATCTACAGGCTGGATCACAGCTTTTTGCTTTAGTTAAAAACGATCAGAAATGGGTGGTAGCCAACTTCAAAGAAACACAGGTAGATAAAATGGTTGAAGGGCAGAAAGTGAAAATCGAGATTGATGCTTTCCCTGATCAGGAGTTTGATGGAGTAGTAAGTTCATTCTCACCTGCAACAGGAGCTACTTTTTCTATATTGCCTCCGGATAATGCCAGTGGTAACTTCGTAAAAGTGGTTCAGAGACTTCCTGTAAAGATCGATTTTGTAAATCTTGACAAGAATATTGCAAAAAGATTGAGAACAGGAATGAACGTGAAAGCAGAGGTAGCATTGAAATAGTATTAATGTATTCACGTACAATGTATTGATGACTGATTGATTGAAAATTTAAAGAATTTAAAATTTAAATTTTCAATAGGGGCGGGCTTTAGCCCGCTTACATAAAAAAACAATTATCCATTGGCTTTAGCCAAAGTTTAGATCATGAATACCTTCTACATTTTACATTAATACAAACATTTGTACAAAATATTATGCAAGATTCATTAGTAGAATATGGAGCCCGGAGAGTGATCATTACGATCACGGCAATCCTTTGTGCTCTGCTTGAAATTGTGGACTCCACGATTGTGAACGTTGCCCTGAATGAAATGAAGGGGAACCTTGGGGCCACACTTTCTGAGGTAGGCTGGGTGATTACAGCTTATGCAATCGGTAACGTTATTATCGTGCCGATGACGAGCTGGCTGTCACAGCAGTTCGGACGTAGAAATTACTTCGCTGCTTCCATTATCATATTTACTATTTTTTCCTTTCTATGCGGAAATGCCACCAATATCTGGGAGCTCGTATTTTTCAGGCTGATGCAGGGGATAGGCGGGGGAGCACTTCTCGTAACTTCACAGACGATCATTACAGAGTCTTATCCTATTGAGAAAAGAAGTATGGCGCAGGCTATCTACGGTTTGGGAGTAATTATCGGTCCAACCTTAGGCCCGCCATTGGGGGGATATATTGTAGATAATTTCAGCTGGCCATATATTTTCTATATTAATATTCCGATTGGGATTGCTGCAACGCTGATGACTTTACAGTTTGTGAAAAGTCCGAAATATGCAGAAAAACGAAAAGTTTCCGATGTAGACTGGATAGGAATTGCTTTACTGGCAGTTACAGTAGGATCTTTACAGTTTATCCTTGAAAGAGGTCATGAAGAAGACTGGTTTGAGAGCGGAATGATTGTAACATTTACCGTATCGGCTATTTTAGGGTTTATATTATTCCTTTGGAGAGAACTTACCTTCAAATATCCCATCGTGGAGCTCAGGGTACTGAAAAACGGAAACCTGAGGATCGGAACGGTAATGTCCTTTGTTTTAGGTTTTGGATTGTATGGATCTACATTTATCGTACCGTTGTATACACAGAGTATTTTAGGATGGACAGCCTTGCAGTCGGGAGCTTTGATGATTCCTGCAGCATTGACGACAGCCTTTATGATGCCAATTATCGGAAGGCTGCTTTCAAAAGGGGCAAAACAGCAGATTCTGGTATCATTAGGACTCTTCATCTTCTTTATCTATAGCTTCTGGGGATATAAAATCCTAACTCCGGATACCAGTAAAGATGCCTTTTTCTGGATGCTGATTGTAAGAGGAGCCGGTTTAGGACTTCTGTTTATCCCGATCACTTCACTGTCATTAAGTACACTGAAAGGACAGGAAATAGGGCAGGGTGCAGCATTTACCGGGATGATGAGACAGCTCGGAGGTTCATTCGGGATCGCAGCAATTACGACATTTATTGCCAATGCAGGCCAGAAATACAGACTCAACCTGATCTCTCATCTTGATGAAAACAGTTTCGATGTTCAGCAACGCCTGAACGCATTAAAAGCCAGCTTTGTCGCAAAAGGAATGACTCCCGATGCAGCAATGAATGCAGCTTATAAAATGCTGGATATGTCGGTAACCAAACAGGCTACGGTTCTTTCATACATGGATGTCTTCCTTTACTTAGGGGTTATATTCCTTGTGTGTATCCCGTTCATTCTTTTCATTAAGGAAAGAAAAAGCAAAGAAAAAATAGATTTGAGTGGTGTACACTAAATTGATCTGAAATATAAAGCCTCCGCAATTGCGGAGGCTTTTTTGTGGGAAAGTTTTTTTGAAAATTATATCAATCATTAATTTGTCATGGAAGATGCTTCGACTCCGCTCAGCATGACATTTCTAATACTAACTGTTTTTACCGGCTCTTCTTTTGTGTTGTCATGCTGAGCGGAGTCGAAGCATCTCAACTTAATGATCTTAAAAAACTTAAAACACTTAATGATTCAAAGCTACAGTCCACTCAATCCCGCTGATATCAATCAGTTTTACGGTATGGATTTTTTCTTTTTCCGTTAAAATATCATTAAGACTCATTGTAAGATCAGCTTTTGAACCAAGTGGAATTACCAGGCTGTGTTTTCCCGGCTTTACTTTCGCTACATAATGATTGCTGATATTTTCTTTCGGAAACTCCGAAAGATCTTTATGGTTAAGTTCTTTTAAAATATTCCCGTTTTTATCCAGAATATGGATGCCGATAAGGAAAGAACCGTATACATCTGCACCTTCAGTTCTGTACACCTCAAATTTTAAATCCGAGTTCACAAGAGAAATATTGCAAATTTCAATCTTAGGTTTTACGGATTTATTGTTCAGTTTTCCCCAAACTCCACCATGAAAATATTGATTGGTATACAGCGTAAGTCCGAAAATGAACACTGACCCCACAAATACAAGGGTTTTAGGCTTTGACAATGGAAAAATACCTGATGCTAACCATGAAAACCACTTTTTGCGGATGAAATTTTTATTCTTCTTAATGAAATAATAATCTAAAGAAAAAGGACCGCTTCCGGTAAGAAACAAAACAAATCCTCCCGCGATTCCCAAAACACCTATCTGCCATTCATCAAGGCAGGTCGTTCCGATCCAGCCTGAACCCAGGAGAATTCCCAGGGCAAGGCCAAAAATTCCTATGCTCATTAGCCTTGTCAATAATCCTAAAATGATAAATAATCCTACAACAGCTTCTAAGATTGTAAAAGCCATCATTGAAGTTTGAAGGATATCCGGATGCGTGACCAGGTATTCTATAAGAGGTTTTATACCTAAAGCATTGGGCAGGAAATGATTGAATTTTTCCCCGATATATCCTGCTTCCTCAGGAATAAGTTTGTTTTCGAGAATGAGCCTTCGCCAGAAAGCTGAAAAGTAAGTCCATCCGATCACAAGCCGGAAAGGCAATAGATAGAGCCCCGCCAAATGATAAGACGGGCTGTCTGATATATGTTTCATTGAAATTATATTGTATTAAAAGACTTTATTTTAAAATGGTTCCGGTTTAAACCTTAAGCCGGAGTCAATTTCAGTCTTTTAAATAAAATATACTTTGGAGGGCTGTTTCCGGAAGTATGTCCGGAGTATTTTTGAAATGTAATTTTTTCTTCTCTAAAGCTGAGATCTGTACCTGAATGGAAAATAAAACCAATGTTTTTAAGCTTTGCATAAGCTTTTGAAAGATTTATTCTCGAAGATGAGGTTTCAGCGGAGAAAACACAGGATGCAGCACTGCTGGTAATTTTTACTTTATTTAAGCCACTGATGTGCTGAATATCAAAAATACTGAGGAAATCTCTTTTTAAGGAACACGGAGATAATGAAAACACCAATACAAACACTAAGATAAGTGCTTTGTAGTTTTTTATATGGTTTCCTGATATGGGCATTTTTACAAAACTACACTTTATTATTTAAGTCATTCAGTTTTGTCATGCAAAATTTAAAGTGCTACTGACAGGCAGTTGTCACAATCTTGATTTATCTTTACTTTCTGAATTATTCAGAATTAATTATAAAAGGAATGGATCAAAATAATCTTGACGAAATCATAAATCGTTCTTTGAAGATCAGGGAACAGTATCATCAGCTGGAAAAACAGCATCATGGCACAGAATGGACTTTGGAAGAAGATGCCCTGGCCTATCTTACGGATGCCGGACTGGTGGGAAGAAATATCATGTCGCATCAGAAAAGATGGCTGAAAAAAGACTCAGCTGCAGAGCTGGAACATAAATTGGGCGAAAATATCTGGTGGCTTATTATTTTAGCAGACCGTACAGGAATTGATATTAAAGAAGCTTTGGAAAAGTTTTTAACCAAAACAGAAAATTTATTCAAATGAGTTATTGTTCAGCAATAGAAGGAATGAAGCCTGAAAGCAGGAAAGAGCTCCATAAAAACTATCATGACAACCATTATGGGTTCCCGATCCACGATGATAACGAGCTTTTTGGAAGACTGATCCTGGAAATCAACCAGGCAGGACTGAGTTGGGAAACGGTACTCAAAAAAGAGGAAAGTTTCAGAAAGGCATACAGCAATTTTGATATACAGGCTATTGCAGATTATACGGAAGAGGATCGTGAAAGGCTGCTGAATGATCCCGGAATTATCAGAAACCGCCTGAAAGTGAATGCTGCTATTGAAAACGCTAAAACCATTCTGGCGTTACAGGAAGAATATGGGTCATTTGAAAAATGGCTGGAACACCACCATCCGAAAACTCTTCCGGAATGGATGAAACTCTTTAAAAAAACATTCAAATTTACCGGTGGGGAAATCGTGAATGAATTTTTAATGAGTACAGGATATCTGAAGGGTGCGCATGCTGAGCATTGCCCTGTTTATAAGGATGTTATGAAGCAGGAGCCGCTTTGGGTGAAACAATTTTGAACCTGAATTGCCCGGTTAGGGGTAAAGCTTTGTAATACTGTCATTCCTCTTTTCAATTTCTAAATAGATGTTTATTATATCTTTAGGATCTGTTTTAACGGGATTTTCATTTGCTGGCAATTGATAATTTGTATTGTCGATAATTTTTTTTAAATCAAATTGATCAAAATCTTTCTGAGTATAAAAGATCTTAAAAATTCCACCAGTTTTAAAAGGTATTTGTTTGGCTTTAATTGTATCAACATGTATTGCCTTGATTTTTTCGAATCCCAGATTATTATTTAAATCAAGTCTTACAGGTGAAACAGCAAAGTCTTTGGGAGTAATCACAATGGAGTTAATAGGGATATGATTACTTACAGCTTCATTAATAGGTATATTGATAGGATAAGAATCTATGGTAGTATTTCCATCTGAAAAGAAAAGAATTGAGTTTTGTCCTTTACGACCTTTTAAGGAATACAGCGCATTCATTAATGCATGTGAAAAACTGGTGCCTAATTTCAGGGGCCTTAAATACGTTATTTGTTTGGTAGCTTTATCAATAGCGGTCAGTAATTCCTGCTTATTTTTTGTCAGCGGACAGATCAGATAGGAGTCGCCTGCAAAAACGACGATGGAAAAAGCCTGATTATCTTTTTTAGAAGAAATCACATTTTTTAAAACGTTGAGCACTGCCTCTGATCTGTTGGGTTTAAAATCTATTGAGTACATAGATAATGACTTATCTATTACTAAAGCAATATTCTGTGAAGGAAGTTCTTCTTTTTGAACTAGTTTATTTTCAGTTTTACGGCAACTTAATAAAAGGACTGCAGAAAGCAGAAGTAAAGAATATTTCATATTATCTTAAATTTCTTACTGATACATCCGGTTTTTCACCCTGTGGAACAATAAAAATAGCATTGTCACTGATGGTATCTCCCGGGTCAAAATAATAACTTCCGGTCACAGGAATTATATTGGTTGTAAATTTTCCGGATTTGTCGTAGGCAGAGTAGCTCACATTGATCATCTGGGGTTTCATTTTAAGTTCGATCTTTTTGGAAGTAAGCTTGGCTCCGGTTGCGTTGATGCAGTCAAGTTCCACAAGCCCGGTATTGCTTACGATCTGCGGATAAGATGAAAGGCGGATATTATAAGCTTTATCTGTCGTATTTTTTACAGAGGCTGAAACTTTATAACGGTCATAAGGTTTTCCGCCTGCTTCAACGCTTTCTTTGTTTAAAATGGAAAAGGTGACGCTCATTCCATTGATTTCTATGGTCTGGCCGTCCGAAATTTTCTGCCCTTTTACAGAAATTCCCGTGAGAATAGCAGCTGAAATAGCCATTAAAAAGATTGAATTTTTCATAGTTTAGTTTTTGGTGGTTATAGCTCACTAAAGTTACAGATTAATCCTGCATACTAAAATAAACCAGAAAATTATTTTCCTCCCCTTCAATATAAAAATAGTCAAAATAGATACCCAGCTGATATTCATAATGCCCTTCATTCACATTCTGAAAGTGATAAATTCTTTTTCCCCGGGTCACAGATGCTAAAGACTGATAAAAGCTTTCCACATATTCCGTGTTTTCTGAAGGGTTTGTATTGGTATTTTTTGATCTTTCACATTCAAAGAACCAATTATATATGGCTTTTTTGAATCCAGATTCGCTTATTTCATGTACAGTCAATGTATCGTTGTATTGCAAATGAAAATGGCTCCTCATAAAATCAGATGGATGGATAGAATGTTCAAACGGAACAATCCCAAATTCGTAGTAATAATTGGCACCGGGATTATTTCTGGATGCCTGGAAAGATAAAATTTGTCTTAAAGGGTCTAATGTAGTCATAAAGTTGCTGTAAAATCTGTTTTCATAATGAAATAATTTCTATTGAATCATTGGTATCTATTTACATTAATAGCAACGGACTTTAGTCCGTTCAATAAAAATAATTGCAATCCGGCTTTAGCCAAAAATCTGGATTTACAGTTTCTATGGCTTTGAAACAGAATCTGCATTTTTCATAATTTCCTTATGTTCCTTGCCCCATTTTTCAAATTCCAGGATAATGGGTTTTAGTTTATACCCGATTTCAGTAAGTTCATATTCCACACGAGGAGGAACTTCTGCGTAAACAGTTCTGGTAATGATCCTGTCTTCTTCCAGTCTGCGAAGCTGTAGCGTAAGCATTCGTTCCGTGATATTGTTTAACTTTTTTCTAAGCTCTCCAAATCTTAATTTTCCATTAATCAGATAACAGCAGATCGCCAGTGCCCACTGTCCGCCAATCGTATTGGAAGCATAAATTTCGGGACACTCGTCGGCCAGGGCTTTTTTATTGGCAAAATTGGTTGATGTTTCCTTTATTTTTGTCATTACTTACATTTTTTATAGTACCATACAATTGGGCACCAATGGTAGAAATGTAAGTTACGTATATTATTTTTGTTGAAGAAATTTAAACAAATGAAAACATTAATTATCATTATTCACCCGGAAATGGAAAAATCGGTAATCAATAAAAGATGGATGGAAGAATTGGAAAAGCATCCGGAAAAATATACTGTTCATCAACTGTATGAGGCTTATCCTGATGGGAAAATTAATGTGGCAGAAGAGCAAAAGCTGATGGAGTCTTACGATAAAATTGTATTCCAGTTTCCTTTTTACTGGTTTAGCAGCCCGCCACTTTTGAAACAATGGCTGGATGAGGTGGTTTTGTATGGCTGGGCATACGGAAGTAACAGCGGTTTTAAGCTGGCCGGAAAGAAAATGTCACTGGCTGTTACAGCAGGAATAGATGAGGAAGGCTACAGTGCATCCGGAGAATATAAATACACAATGAAAGAGCTTTTCAGACCTTATGAACTGACTTTTGATTATATAAAAGCAGATTACAAAGAGCCTTTTGTTTATTATGGAATTGAAAGAGATTCTTCCGATGAATGGATCAACAGAAGTGTGCCGATGTATTTGGAGTTTTTGGATAATTTATAATAATATGAAAAGTAAGTTGAACTTCCATTTTTATAAGCTCAGCTTACTTTTGACTATATTCAAATGGCTCGACATTCCAGTCTTGCACATATTTCTTTATCGTATTACTGTCAATATTAAAAGGAACATCCTGATATTTCC
Protein-coding sequences here:
- a CDS encoding TolC family protein; protein product: MKRINNSVLALSLFMGIAAINAQEKKQLTLDEAVQLGIQNSKSLKIDAAKIEEATADLLEAKNRQLPELKVSGSYMYLPLKPNVDLKLPGVSGAGGPEVHQVAYGSANLSVPIYSGGRIKYGIQSAKYLVEASKLSTENDKIAIAYNVAQAYNNLFKANQSIKVLEENLTASQKRDETFLKLENNGVIARNDRLKANLQTSNIELQLLEAKNNYNIANINMDLLLGIPETTEIEVDQNYIDEGSDVKAVDYYVNEAKENRKDLQALAQQRKAAELGTKSAKAENLPSIAFTGGYVAADIPKFLTIYNAVNVGVGISYNLSNIWKENSSLKQSQAREKQLAANDELLNDNIKLDVNREYQNTDYSKKRIAVYEKAAEQANENYRITKNKYDNGLATMTELLDADAAQISANVGVINAKADAALAYRKLLQTTGTLTIK
- a CDS encoding HlyD family secretion protein, with protein sequence MENNNTQAEPKKKKSLVFPIILAAVVIGGGIYGYRAFTYGQYHEETDDAQITSNMAPVISKISGYVAEVKVKDNQFVKKGDTLVILDNRDQKMALEQAQAALSTAKSNISNAEATTTATSKNISSSQAAVTTANAQIEAAKVNVWKTSQDLKRYANLVKDHSITEQQYEQALAAKQSADRQLQVLVDQRNQIAQQTTIASSQTAASSQQISVAGSVAKQREVDVENAKLNLSYTVILAPEDGYVGKVSTQAGQYLQAGSQLFALVKNDQKWVVANFKETQVDKMVEGQKVKIEIDAFPDQEFDGVVSSFSPATGATFSILPPDNASGNFVKVVQRLPVKIDFVNLDKNIAKRLRTGMNVKAEVALK
- a CDS encoding DHA2 family efflux MFS transporter permease subunit encodes the protein MQDSLVEYGARRVIITITAILCALLEIVDSTIVNVALNEMKGNLGATLSEVGWVITAYAIGNVIIVPMTSWLSQQFGRRNYFAASIIIFTIFSFLCGNATNIWELVFFRLMQGIGGGALLVTSQTIITESYPIEKRSMAQAIYGLGVIIGPTLGPPLGGYIVDNFSWPYIFYINIPIGIAATLMTLQFVKSPKYAEKRKVSDVDWIGIALLAVTVGSLQFILERGHEEDWFESGMIVTFTVSAILGFILFLWRELTFKYPIVELRVLKNGNLRIGTVMSFVLGFGLYGSTFIVPLYTQSILGWTALQSGALMIPAALTTAFMMPIIGRLLSKGAKQQILVSLGLFIFFIYSFWGYKILTPDTSKDAFFWMLIVRGAGLGLLFIPITSLSLSTLKGQEIGQGAAFTGMMRQLGGSFGIAAITTFIANAGQKYRLNLISHLDENSFDVQQRLNALKASFVAKGMTPDAAMNAAYKMLDMSVTKQATVLSYMDVFLYLGVIFLVCIPFILFIKERKSKEKIDLSGVH
- a CDS encoding TQO small subunit DoxD encodes the protein MKHISDSPSYHLAGLYLLPFRLVIGWTYFSAFWRRLILENKLIPEEAGYIGEKFNHFLPNALGIKPLIEYLVTHPDILQTSMMAFTILEAVVGLFIILGLLTRLMSIGIFGLALGILLGSGWIGTTCLDEWQIGVLGIAGGFVLFLTGSGPFSLDYYFIKKNKNFIRKKWFSWLASGIFPLSKPKTLVFVGSVFIFGLTLYTNQYFHGGVWGKLNNKSVKPKIEICNISLVNSDLKFEVYRTEGADVYGSFLIGIHILDKNGNILKELNHKDLSEFPKENISNHYVAKVKPGKHSLVIPLGSKADLTMSLNDILTEKEKIHTVKLIDISGIEWTVALNH
- a CDS encoding MazG-like protein, with protein sequence MDQNNLDEIINRSLKIREQYHQLEKQHHGTEWTLEEDALAYLTDAGLVGRNIMSHQKRWLKKDSAAELEHKLGENIWWLIILADRTGIDIKEALEKFLTKTENLFK
- a CDS encoding DNA-3-methyladenine glycosylase I, with translation MSYCSAIEGMKPESRKELHKNYHDNHYGFPIHDDNELFGRLILEINQAGLSWETVLKKEESFRKAYSNFDIQAIADYTEEDRERLLNDPGIIRNRLKVNAAIENAKTILALQEEYGSFEKWLEHHHPKTLPEWMKLFKKTFKFTGGEIVNEFLMSTGYLKGAHAEHCPVYKDVMKQEPLWVKQF
- a CDS encoding vWA domain-containing protein: MKYSLLLLSAVLLLSCRKTENKLVQKEELPSQNIALVIDKSLSMYSIDFKPNRSEAVLNVLKNVISSKKDNQAFSIVVFAGDSYLICPLTKNKQELLTAIDKATKQITYLRPLKLGTSFSHALMNALYSLKGRKGQNSILFFSDGNTTIDSYPINIPINEAVSNHIPINSIVITPKDFAVSPVRLDLNNNLGFEKIKAIHVDTIKAKQIPFKTGGIFKIFYTQKDFDQFDLKKIIDNTNYQLPANENPVKTDPKDIINIYLEIEKRNDSITKLYP
- a CDS encoding winged helix-turn-helix transcriptional regulator, whose translation is MTKIKETSTNFANKKALADECPEIYASNTIGGQWALAICCYLINGKLRFGELRKKLNNITERMLTLQLRRLEEDRIITRTVYAEVPPRVEYELTEIGYKLKPIILEFEKWGKEHKEIMKNADSVSKP
- a CDS encoding NAD(P)H-dependent oxidoreductase produces the protein MKTLIIIIHPEMEKSVINKRWMEELEKHPEKYTVHQLYEAYPDGKINVAEEQKLMESYDKIVFQFPFYWFSSPPLLKQWLDEVVLYGWAYGSNSGFKLAGKKMSLAVTAGIDEEGYSASGEYKYTMKELFRPYELTFDYIKADYKEPFVYYGIERDSSDEWINRSVPMYLEFLDNL